A genomic stretch from Triticum urartu cultivar G1812 unplaced genomic scaffold, Tu2.1 TuUngrouped_contig_5231, whole genome shotgun sequence includes:
- the LOC125528943 gene encoding uncharacterized protein LOC125528943 (The sequence of the model RefSeq protein was modified relative to this genomic sequence to represent the inferred CDS: added 19 bases not found in genome assembly) — protein sequence MGRVGPKKVGAPDLICLIAAWCTLVSSVGNFHEYMLGDTNSCPTCELVTGTMEVVICGPYIVLKWQEFLPNKLPRPLKSLITWRPNVWIFRDTAILVIISYLILLDINLSFLWLFIFPVIAIVFIRAVRFKFSLPTCSSNHKVTHGSSNGAEETKMKTKKVGIIVIMTLGALLGMDQLPDHAADGFAISQFLIFLSSMVAALTRMMMKLRARASSLGIATASEMLHKTLLILLLVTAHTGAAEWLGEDLVLLCLPEVIPVLGWFILHIDRKPDSSSIISVDKMKARINWLGLIGAMVGVFAYLLFTMDESGLFGWCMTFQVSCGVSGILTCYLVFMLNHWTRQQVAPASKEDGASGMLKLWACALLIAWAASLLLGYLVSRRLGLQLPLHATAMYVGNLFGFKYSH from the coding sequence AAAAGGTTGGGGCACCGGATCTAATATGCTTAATAGCAGCGTGGTGCACACTGGTCAGCTCTGTCGGCAATTTCCATGAGTATATGTTGGGTGACACAAATTCTTGCCCAACCTGCGAGTTAGTAACTGGTACAATGGAGGTTGTTATCTGCGGCCCCTATATAGTTCTGAAATGGCAAGAGTTCTTGCCCAATAAGCTGCCAAGGCCATTAAAGTCCTTGATCACATGGCGTCCTAACGTCTGGATATTCAGAGACACAGCCATTCTTGTGATCATATCTTATCTGATATTACTGGACATCAACTTGAGCTTCCTCTGGCTTTTCATCTTTCCCGTCATAGCCATTGTTTTCATACGAGCGGTCCGCTTCAAGTTCAGTCTTCCTACGTGCAGCAGCAATCATAAAGTTACTCACGGATCTTCTAACGGCGCCGAGGAGACAAAAATGAAAACTAAGAAGGTTGGGATCATAGTGATCATGACGCTCGGGGCGCTATTGGGTATGGACCAACTTCCAGACCATGCAGCTGACGGGTTCGCCATCTCCCAGTTCCTCATTTTCCTAAGCTCCATGGTGGCGGCACTGACGCGCATGATGATGAAGCTGCGCGCTCGGGCCTCTTCGTTGGGCATAGCAACAGCGTCGGAGATGCTCCACAAGACCCTGCTTATCCTTCTACTAGTGACGGCACACACGGGGGCCGCAGAGTGGCTGGGCGAGGATCTTGTTCTTCTCTGCTTGCCAGAGGTCATCCCTGTACTCGGCTGGTTCATTCTTCACATTGACCGTAAACCAGACAGCAGCTCCATCATCAGTGTCGACAAAATGAAGGCACGCATAAATTGGCTTGGCTTGATCGGTGCAATGGTGGGTGTTTTCGCGTACCTGTTGTTCACCATGGATGAATCCGGCCTCTTCGGTTGGTGTATGACATTCCAGGTGTCATGTGGCGTCTCAGGGATCCTGACATGCTACCTCGTGTTCATGCTAAACCACTGGACGAGGCAACAAGTTGCACCTGCTAGTAAGGAGGATGGGGCTTCCGGTATGCTCAAGTTATGGGCATGTGCTTTGCTGATAGCGTGGGCTGCGTCGCTGCTGCTCGGGTATCTGGTTTCCCGCCGGCTTGGCCTGCAACTACCACTGCATGCGACAGCTATGTATGTTGGTAATCTTTTCGGCTTTAAGTACTCACATTAG